The genomic segment TGAGTTATCTGCTATTTTGGCTGATAGATCAAGCAATGTCGAAAATAAAACAAATTATCAACGAGGAAATTCGTATAATAAAGATTGGTATTCTTTTGCTGGCATTACGCTATCATTTAAATTTGCAGGTGAGGGAAGTGAATGTTATTCTTTCGGAAATAATTTTACTCAAAAGAAAAAAACTAGACGATGACAAATTGTTAGATAATTTATTGAATGGAGAAAAATATTAAAAATAATATTCCTAAACATGTTGCCATAATTATGGATGGGAATGGTCGTTGGGCTAAAGCTCGCGGCTTAAGTAGAAGTGAAGGACATAAGCAAGGAGCAGAAACTGTCAGGACAGTAATAAAAGCTGCTTTAAAATCAGGGGTGAAATACCTTACAATTTATGCTTTCTCAACTGAAAACTGGAATAGACCTAAAGAAGAAGTTGATGCTATTATGGAATTATTAGTCGTTTCTTTGGAAAATGAAACTGATGAATTGAAAAATAATGGTATAAAACTTACAGCAATTGGTGATATTGAGCAACTTTCAGATAAAGCCAAATCATCTTTAAAGGAATCTATTAATGCTACAAAAAATAATATTGCTTTAAATTTAATTGTAGCTTTAAACTATGGTTCAAGAGATGAAATATTAAGAGCTGTAAATAAAATCTCTTTAGATGTAGATAATAAAGTTTTAAAGCCGGGTGCAATTGATGAAGCCACTTTTGAAAAATATCTTTATACATCAGGAACGCCAGACCCTGACCTATTAATTAGAACTTCAGGAGAACAACGCATATCTAATTATTTACTTTGGCAATTGGCTTATACAGAGATTTATTTTACACCAATTACATGGCCAGATTTTACAGAAGAAGATTTCTATGAAGCATTAAAAGCTTTCTCTGAACGTGAGCGAAGATATGGTAAAACAAGTGAGCAAATTCAATCCCAAAACTAAAAAAATATTACAAAAATGTTTAAAATATTTAGATACTGTTTCATATTATTTTTTCTACAATTAAATCTTCTGGCTCAAACAGACAAAATTATTGATATTGACTATCGCGTGCCTCGTAGTTTTGAAATAGCAGGCATTACGGTAAGTGGCGAATTTAATGTAAATGCTGATAATGTTATTGCTGTTTCTGGATTGAAAATCGGACAAAATATTAAAGTTCCTGGCGATGCAATAACAGATGCCATCAATAAAATATATTCGAACGGATTATTTGAACAAGTTTCTATTTCTGTAATTTCAGTACAAGGAAGTTTTATTTATCTTGATATTTTTTTGAAAGACAGACCTAGACTGTCAAAATTTAGTATTACTGGCGCCAAAAAAAGCGATGCAGATAATATTCGCGAAAAAATGAACATTTCTCGTGGAGATGTTGTTTCTCAGCATACAATTATGAATTCTAAAAGGATAATTCAATCTTATTATATAGATAAAGGATTCTATAATGCAGATGTTGATATTGCTCAAACTAAGGATTCTTCAGCCACTAATTTTGTAATACTTGATTTTGATATCAAGCGTGGCAATAGAATGAAGATTAAAAAAATCAATATTGATGGGAACAATTCTGTATCTGACAAGATTATACATAAATCTATGAAAGATACAAAAGAAAAGAAATTTTATAGATTTTGGAAATCTTCAAAATACATTCCTAATGACTATCAAAAAGACCTTGCAGCCGTTATTTCTAAATATCACGAACTCGGCTTTAGAGATGCAAAAATCGTTAGAGATACTGTTGCTATTGATAATAGCAAAGAGCTGTCAATAAACTTAAATATTGATGAAGGTAAAAAATATTATTTTGGAAATATATCTTGGGTTGGAAATACCATACATTCTGATGCTAAACTTAGCCAAATTTTAAATATAAATCGAGGAGATGTCTATAATCAAAATATTTTAGACCAAAATCTTACTTATAATCCTACTACAGGTAGAGACGTGTCTTCTCTTTATATGGACGATGGTTATTTGTTTTTTTCTGTTACTCCTGTTGAAAAAAGTGTAGATGGCGACACGATAAATCTTGAAATGCAAATTTATGAGGGCAAGCAAGCTACAATTAATAAAGTTACTGTTTCTGGAAACACAAGGACTAACGACCATGTAATTTTAAGAGAAATTCGTACAAGACCGGGGCAGTTGTTTAGCCGTTCTGATATGATTAGATCTCAAAGAGAGCTAATTCAATTAAATTATTTTAATGCTGAAAAACTAGTTGTAAATCCCAAGCCAAATCCAATGGATGGAACAGTGGATATGGAATATGTGGTAGAAGAAAAATCCACTGACCAATTTGAGCTTTCAGGCGGTTGGGGATATCAAAGGTTGGTTGGAACTTTGGGCGTTTCGTTTAATAACTTTTCTATGAGAAATATTTTTAACAAAAATAGTTATAGACCTTTGCCTGCAGGTGATGGACAAAGACTTAGCATTAGAGGGCAGACAAATGGTGTTTTTTACCAATCTTATAACATGTCTTTTACCGAACCTTGGCTTGGAGGGAAAAAACCAAATGCTTTATCTGCATCTATTTATCATACTGTTATTACAAATGGTGCTAAAAAATCAGAAATTGGGAAATTAGATGCTCGTGGAGATACTATAAAAAGATCTTCTATGAAAATCACAGGTTTTTCCATTGGTTTAGGTAGTCGTATGAAATGGCCCGATGATTATTTTATGAGATATATAACAGTGTCATATCAGTTTTATAAGTTTGATGATTATTTTAAGGCTTATTCTTTTACTTCTGGCAATGCAAATAATTTTAGCATAGGTTTGTCTTTATCACGCAACTCTACATACGACCCTATTTTTCCTAAGTCAGGTACAGAAATAATGGCTTCTGTTACATTTACTCCTCCGTATTCAATGTTTAATAATAAAGATTACAAAAATTTACCAGATAAGGAGAGGTATAAATGGCTAGAATATCATAAATGGAAGTTTAATGCTACAATGTACACTCAAATTGCTGGAAATTTTGTTTTAATGACAAGAGCAAAATTCGGATTTATGGGTATGTTTAATAAAGATGTTGGACTTTCTTCATTTGAGCGATTTCATCTTGGTGGCGATGGACTTTCAGGTTACCAAATTGATGGTAGAGAGATTATAGGTATGAGAGGTTATGGAAATGAAGTATTAACTCCTCGTGATGCTATGGGTGAAGAATTGGGTGGAACAATTTACAGCAAATATACAATGGAACTCAGATATCCAATTTCTACAAATCCTATGGCAACAATTTTTGTGCTTGGTTTTGTTGAAGCAGGAAACACATGGTTGAAATTTAAAGATTTTGATCCTTATGGCGTGAAACGCTCTGCCGGACTAGGTGTTAGGGTGTCTTTGCCAATGTTTGGTTTGTTAGGTTTAGATTATGGCATTCCTTTTGATGATGTTCCAGGAATTCAAGATAAGTTTAAAGGACAATTCCATTTTTCGATAAACTCATCAATTGATTAACAATTAAATAAATAGGAGATATAAACAATGAAAACAAAAACTTTTTTAATTACACTTTTTATGCTGTTTTCTTTTTTTGCTGGAGCACAAAAATTCGCATATGTAGATACACAGTACATATTAGATAATATTCCAGATTATCAAACAGCTCAAAACACTATAGATAATATAAGTGTGGAATGGCAAAAAGAGCTTGAAGCTAAATTTGCTGAAATTGATAAATTGTATAAAAACTATCAGTCAGAGTCTTTTTTATTGTCTGAGGACATGAAAACTAAACGCCAAAATGAAATTATTTCTAAGGAAAAAGAAGCAAAAGAACTTCAGAAAAAATATTTTGGAACAGAAGGAGACTTGTTTAAAAAACGTCAAGAATTAGTAAAACCAATTCAAGAAAAAGTTTATAATGCTATAGAAGAACTTGCCAAAGATATGAATTATGCTATAATTTTTGACCGCGCTAGCAATGCAAACATTATGTATGCTGATGAAAAGTATGATAAAAGTGATGAAATTTTATCAAAATTAGGTTATAAAGCTGGTGGTTTAAATATTAGAGAATAACTTTTTTTTATTAAATTTGCACAAAATTTCTAATATGAAGAACAAAATCATTTTAATTATTTCGTTGGTATTTTTTACTATATCAACAGCATTGACTGCTCAGGTAAAGATAAAATTAGGTCATATTAACACTAATGAATTAATGGTTTCTATGCCGGGAAGAGATACAGCTCAAAAAGTACTTGAAGAGTATGCTAAAGATTTAGAAAGTCAGCTAACTCTTATGAGTCAAGAATTTCAAACAAAATACCAAGATTATTTATCTAATGAGGCTAGCTATCTTGAGCCTATAAAACAATCAAAGCAAAAAGAACTCGTTGATTTGGAACAAAGAATTAATGACTTTAAAACACAAGCTCAGGAAATGCTTTCACAAAAAGAAGCTGAACTTATAAAACCGCTTATTGACAGAGCTAAAAAAGCTATTGATGATGTTGCTATTGAAAAAGGATATACTTATATTCTTGACACAGGTACAGGTGCTGTTATTTACTTTCCTGAAACTGATAATGTGATGTCTTTTGTAAAAGAAAAATTAGGTATAAAATAATTTAATTTTTAGTTGATGTTTTTAAAAAGCCACTGTGAAAAAAGCAGTGGTTTTTTTATTTTACTGCTCGCTTTGTGTGGTCGCCACCCGTCCTGCGTAAAACCTTGATAATCAGACAGTTACGAGGTAATAGCTGCTTTGTGTCTGCGTCGCCGTAAATCCTTGATAATCAAGTAATTGTGTATGTTAGTTTGTACGAATTAGCTTTTCTGCAAAATATTGAAGTATGTAACATTTGCCAAAAATTTTAAAAGTAAGGAAAAATTTATGTAGTTTACAGAAACATAAAATAGATTTAATTCGTAAAAACATTTGTAGTTTTTTCTAAAATAAATAATATGAGATTTTCCTTGATTTGTATTTTATTAATGTGTACATATACAGGCATTTGCCAGAGCACAGTTGAAAAGTATTATTCTTTTGTAAATAAAGCAGAATTATCTATTTGCTCTTACAAAAATAAAGCTGCTTCTAAATATTATAAGCGAGCATTTAAGATGCTAAAAGTTCCATTTAGTGTAGATGTTAAAAATGTCTTTTTATGTGAGTATTATGGTTCTCAAAATAAAAACAGGTTAATTGTTTTAGCAAAATTGTTAAAGGGGGCTGGGGTTTTAATTGAAGATATTATTCCTAAAGAAGATAGAAACGATGTTTTCGCTTCTGTTTTATTGCACCAACAAGAAGCCGACATAAAATATAATTTAATTTTTTCAAAAAAAATTGACAGTCTGCAAAAAATTGATAAATATTCTCGTATACTATGCCCTGCATATCATGATTCATGCAAAGAAGCAGTAAGATATTCTGATTCTTTGAATATGATAAAATTAATAGAAATAGAAAAAGAATATGGGAAAGCAAGAGAGGCATCAATAGGCAAAATGAGTGTCTTTTTTTTAAATGTGCTTATGGGGCATTGGATTATGTGGAATTGGTATCCTATGAGGGAAGAACTTCGCGAAGATGTAATGAGAGGAATATATGACGCTAGGCAATTTGCACGACTTGAAGATAAACTTTTTATGTATTCTAATAATCAACATTTGGAATATGGAGTAGATAGTTACTTTATTGTTGGAGGCGTGCTTTTTATTTCTGTTAATGATACAAAAGCAGAAATTGATAAAAGACGCAAAAGCTTATTTTTAGAAACCCTTGATGAACTTGGAGTTAAAACATTATTTCAAGTTAAAAATAAAAAATATTTATTTAACCCACATCTTTTTACATTGGTTTTGGGTGATAGTCTTGAAAATGTAAATAAAGCAAAAGAGTTGATGGAAAAAATTGACAATGGAAAAATTAATGGAAATTATTATAATTTAAACAAATGATTCTTATTTTAAGTGAAGAATAGTTTTATAGTCATAAAGTGATTTGTAATTGCTGCAAAGCGTTGATAGTGAATGGGTTGTGAAATTGCGACCGTTTTTCTGTAATATACTGATACTCAGGCAGTTACAAAATACTATTATATGATGTTGCTAAAAGCCGCTTTCCTGCGTAAAGTCCTGATAATCAGACAGTTATGAGGTGATAGCTGCTTTGTGTCCGCGGCGCCGTAAATCCTTGATAATCAAGTAATTATGTATATTGGCTTGTGCGAATTAGTTTTTCTGCAAAATTTTTTGTATTTTAAAATTTACAAAAAATTTTGCAGAAAAATTAGCGAAAGAGTTTGTTTATGCAACGCCTTGATAATCAATAGGTTGCGAATTGAGGTCGTCGCTCGTTTGGCTTAGTTGTTTTTGGGTGCTGCGGCATAAGTCGCTGATAATCAGCGGGTTACACTACCGCCGCTTTTACAGGCTCAGCGAGCGGCAGCGAGCCAACTCAACACTAAAAACTAAGCACTCAACACAACTTTCAGCTTTAAAAACTTTGCAACTTTATACTCAATTAGTTGCGCATGGCGGCACGCAGCTTACAATACAACAAGCACACAGCAGCAAAACAGCCATTAACTCGCAAGTTTCATTGCTAAAATTTTCTATAAAGTCCGAAGCTATTATTTCCACCTGAAAGTTGAAATAATTGTGTCAATATCTTCTTTTACTCTGCTAATAATTGGAGCAATAGAATCGTTGTTTGGAACATGATTAAAATATACAGCACCTCTAAGGAAATGATTTGTACTATCTGTTAAAAAAAATTGATACGGAGAAGCAGAATTTGTGCCTTCTATGTCATAAATAATACCATAAACCTTTTTATCTTCATTACTAATTCTTATTTGCAATATTTCGTTTGCTTTTGCAATATGCTTATTTGTAAATTCTCTTGCATCTTCTGAGAGTTCATATAAATTTCCATTCAGAGGTCTGTAGCTAAAATTAATATTTCCATTTAATTTTGGAAAATTAATATTAAACCATAAGGAATTTACCTCATCACTTTTCACAGGTTCAATATACGAATAAACGGGCATTGAAAAAGCAAATGGAAAAGATATGCTGTCAAAATTTTTGTATTTTTTTTGGGGTAAGTCTATACGAAAAAATCCTCGTGGTTTTGGATAATAATTATTGTTTCTTCCGCAAGAAATCAGAATTACAAAAGTTGATAGAATAAAAATTTTAATTATCAATTTCTTCTTCATGTATTTTCACTTTAACATTCCCAATTCTATATTTATTCATAGAAAGAACAGTAAATTCAATATTTTTAAACACAATTATTTGATTTTTTGTTGGGAAATTTCCATTTATGCTAAGAATAATTCCGCCTAAGGTTTCAACTTCTCCTTCAAAATCTTCAAACAAATTATTGCTTAAATTGGTAAATTTTACAAAATCGTGAATAGGTATTTTCGCATCAAAAATAAAAGTGTTTTCTCCAATTTCTTTTGCAAGAACCAAGTCGCTATCGCTGTCATGTTCATCATTAATTTCTCCAACGATTTCCTCAAGAATATCTTCTAATGAAACAATTCCGCTTGTGCCGCCATATTCGTCAATTACTACAGCAATGTGCATCTTTTGAGATTGAAAATCAACCAAAAGCTGAGAAATTTTCATGTTTTCAGGAACAAATAATGCGTGGCGTAAGTGTTGCTGCCAATTATAATCTGCATTATTACATTGCATCATAGCAGGCATAAGGTCTTTTATGTAAATGATGCCTTTTATATCATCTAAACTTTCTTCATAAACAGGATAACGAGAATAGCCAGCATCAAGCATTTTAGTAATTACGTTGTCAAAACTTTCATTTATTTGAATGGAAACAACGTCAATTCGAGCTCTCATTATTTCTTTCACTTCAAGGTCGCCAAAGTTTATAATTCCTTTTATTAGCTGCTTTTCCATTACCTCTTCGTCTTCAACCTCTGAATTTTCAATGGCATTTGAAATGTCGCTAATAGAAATCATGTCTTTTCTGGAAATTCTACTTTCATGTCGAGCAAAAGAATATGGGAATATTTTTTTTAAAAATATTATAATTGACGATATTGGAACGATAATAAAAAATGAAGATTTAAAAGTTTTGCATACATTAATATTATTGAATGCAAGAGGAATTAATTCTCCAAAAATCCACAAAAGAAATATTGTAGATAATGTTGCTAATGCTGTAATTAGAGATAAGCTATAATCTTTTAATAAATATTGAAATGAGATAAAAATACCGCAAAAAATAACTATTATAAGAAAATATTTCAAAAAAGAAAATGATATTAAAACGGGTGCTGGTTTGTTTAGATATTTATCAACTCGATAATCAGAAGGGTTTGGATCGTCAAGTTTATCTAAAAAATCAAAAGGAATGTGAATAAAAGCTGACTCAGCAATTCTTAAAAATGAAAAAAGAATTAGTATTAGAGCTGTTATGCTAAAAATTATAAAAATATAACTCATGTTAAGTATATACTCTTTTCAATAATATTTAGAATGGAAGATCGTCGTCAGGAGCAGATTGTAAAGGATCGTCATTTGCATTTGCGTTTGGTTCTGCTGATGAAGATGCTACATTATTTTGTTCGTTGCTGGAGCGGGAGTTTAACATTGAAAAGCTGTCGAGGATAATATCAGTTATTCTTCTTTTAATGCCTTCTTTGTCCTCGTATTCTCTATATCTGATGCGACCTTCAATATAAAGAGCAGCACCTTTACGAACATATTTTTCTATAATATCAGCTTGAGGTCCCCAGGCTACAATATTGTGCCAATCTGTTATTGATTGTTCAACTCCAGCTCTATCTCTATATCTTTCAGTTGTTGCAAGTGAAAATGATGCATTTTTATTGCCGCTTTCAAAGACTCTAACATCAGGATCTTTGCCTACGTTACCAATTAGAATTGCTTTATTTATACTTCTCATTTATTTTTTTTACAAAGATAAGAAAAATTAACTATTTATTTGTATAATAGTAATATAGAATTATAAAATTTTAAAAAAACATAAAAAAAACACTTTTTGAAATATAAAAAAAAATCATATCTTTGCAATCCAAAAAACAGAAAACAAGAAAAATTTTTTAAAACAATATTATATGACAAAAGCAGAAATTGTGGCTGAAATTTCAAGTCAAACAGGGGTAGAAAAAATTACTGTACAAGCAGTTGTTGAATCTTTTATGGATGTGATTAAGAACTCTTTGGAAAGCGGAGAGAACGTCTATCTAAGAGGTTTTGGTAGTTTTATTATAAAACATAGAAAACAAAAAACAGGACAAAACATTGCTAAAAAAGTTAAGGTTGTTATACCAGCACATAATGTTCCTGTATTTAAACCTTCAAAAATTTTTGCTGACGCTGTTAGAAATAAAACGAAATAAAAAACTAAAATATTAATATTATGCCAAGCGGAAAAAAGAGAAAACGTCATAAAATGTCAACTCATAAACGTAAAAAAAGATTACGCAAAAATCGTCATAAAAAGAAAAAATAATTTTCTTTTAAGTTTGTGATAGATACTATTCTCGTTTAATTTTCATGAATAAGGAGTTAATAATTGATGCCACTTCAGGTGAGGTGCAGATTGCGCTTATTGAAGACAAGCGGTTAGTGGAATTGCATGCCGAGCAAGGCAAGCATGATTTTGCTGTGGGGGACTTTTATTTAGGGAAAGTTAAAAAAATAATTTCTGGGCTTAATGCTGCATTTGTTGATGTGGGCTATGAAAAAGATGCTTTTTTACATTATCTAGACCTTGGTCCTCATGTGAAATCCTTATTGCGTTTTCAAAAAGATTTGATGTCGGGAAAAAAAGT from the Bacteroidales bacterium genome contains:
- a CDS encoding OmpH family outer membrane protein; translation: MKNKIILIISLVFFTISTALTAQVKIKLGHINTNELMVSMPGRDTAQKVLEEYAKDLESQLTLMSQEFQTKYQDYLSNEASYLEPIKQSKQKELVDLEQRINDFKTQAQEMLSQKEAELIKPLIDRAKKAIDDVAIEKGYTYILDTGTGAVIYFPETDNVMSFVKEKLGIK
- a CDS encoding isoprenyl transferase codes for the protein MEKNIKNNIPKHVAIIMDGNGRWAKARGLSRSEGHKQGAETVRTVIKAALKSGVKYLTIYAFSTENWNRPKEEVDAIMELLVVSLENETDELKNNGIKLTAIGDIEQLSDKAKSSLKESINATKNNIALNLIVALNYGSRDEILRAVNKISLDVDNKVLKPGAIDEATFEKYLYTSGTPDPDLLIRTSGEQRISNYLLWQLAYTEIYFTPITWPDFTEEDFYEALKAFSERERRYGKTSEQIQSQN
- a CDS encoding single-stranded DNA-binding protein translates to MRSINKAILIGNVGKDPDVRVFESGNKNASFSLATTERYRDRAGVEQSITDWHNIVAWGPQADIIEKYVRKGAALYIEGRIRYREYEDKEGIKRRITDIILDSFSMLNSRSSNEQNNVASSSAEPNANANDDPLQSAPDDDLPF
- a CDS encoding integration host factor subunit beta encodes the protein MTKAEIVAEISSQTGVEKITVQAVVESFMDVIKNSLESGENVYLRGFGSFIIKHRKQKTGQNIAKKVKVVIPAHNVPVFKPSKIFADAVRNKTK
- the gldD gene encoding gliding motility lipoprotein GldD, with the protein product MKKKLIIKIFILSTFVILISCGRNNNYYPKPRGFFRIDLPQKKYKNFDSISFPFAFSMPVYSYIEPVKSDEVNSLWFNINFPKLNGNINFSYRPLNGNLYELSEDAREFTNKHIAKANEILQIRISNEDKKVYGIIYDIEGTNSASPYQFFLTDSTNHFLRGAVYFNHVPNNDSIAPIISRVKEDIDTIISTFRWK
- a CDS encoding CBS domain-containing protein → MSYIFIIFSITALILILFSFLRIAESAFIHIPFDFLDKLDDPNPSDYRVDKYLNKPAPVLISFSFLKYFLIIVIFCGIFISFQYLLKDYSLSLITALATLSTIFLLWIFGELIPLAFNNINVCKTFKSSFFIIVPISSIIIFLKKIFPYSFARHESRISRKDMISISDISNAIENSEVEDEEVMEKQLIKGIINFGDLEVKEIMRARIDVVSIQINESFDNVITKMLDAGYSRYPVYEESLDDIKGIIYIKDLMPAMMQCNNADYNWQQHLRHALFVPENMKISQLLVDFQSQKMHIAVVIDEYGGTSGIVSLEDILEEIVGEINDEHDSDSDLVLAKEIGENTFIFDAKIPIHDFVKFTNLSNNLFEDFEGEVETLGGIILSINGNFPTKNQIIVFKNIEFTVLSMNKYRIGNVKVKIHEEEIDN
- a CDS encoding OmpH family outer membrane protein is translated as MKTKTFLITLFMLFSFFAGAQKFAYVDTQYILDNIPDYQTAQNTIDNISVEWQKELEAKFAEIDKLYKNYQSESFLLSEDMKTKRQNEIISKEKEAKELQKKYFGTEGDLFKKRQELVKPIQEKVYNAIEELAKDMNYAIIFDRASNANIMYADEKYDKSDEILSKLGYKAGGLNIRE
- the bamA gene encoding outer membrane protein assembly factor BamA, which produces MFKIFRYCFILFFLQLNLLAQTDKIIDIDYRVPRSFEIAGITVSGEFNVNADNVIAVSGLKIGQNIKVPGDAITDAINKIYSNGLFEQVSISVISVQGSFIYLDIFLKDRPRLSKFSITGAKKSDADNIREKMNISRGDVVSQHTIMNSKRIIQSYYIDKGFYNADVDIAQTKDSSATNFVILDFDIKRGNRMKIKKINIDGNNSVSDKIIHKSMKDTKEKKFYRFWKSSKYIPNDYQKDLAAVISKYHELGFRDAKIVRDTVAIDNSKELSINLNIDEGKKYYFGNISWVGNTIHSDAKLSQILNINRGDVYNQNILDQNLTYNPTTGRDVSSLYMDDGYLFFSVTPVEKSVDGDTINLEMQIYEGKQATINKVTVSGNTRTNDHVILREIRTRPGQLFSRSDMIRSQRELIQLNYFNAEKLVVNPKPNPMDGTVDMEYVVEEKSTDQFELSGGWGYQRLVGTLGVSFNNFSMRNIFNKNSYRPLPAGDGQRLSIRGQTNGVFYQSYNMSFTEPWLGGKKPNALSASIYHTVITNGAKKSEIGKLDARGDTIKRSSMKITGFSIGLGSRMKWPDDYFMRYITVSYQFYKFDDYFKAYSFTSGNANNFSIGLSLSRNSTYDPIFPKSGTEIMASVTFTPPYSMFNNKDYKNLPDKERYKWLEYHKWKFNATMYTQIAGNFVLMTRAKFGFMGMFNKDVGLSSFERFHLGGDGLSGYQIDGREIIGMRGYGNEVLTPRDAMGEELGGTIYSKYTMELRYPISTNPMATIFVLGFVEAGNTWLKFKDFDPYGVKRSAGLGVRVSLPMFGLLGLDYGIPFDDVPGIQDKFKGQFHFSINSSID